One genomic region from Lathamus discolor isolate bLatDis1 chromosome 9, bLatDis1.hap1, whole genome shotgun sequence encodes:
- the LOC136019244 gene encoding protein shisa-1-like, giving the protein MVPGALCALLLLLALRCSSGRAGEFCHGWAGSPQRWHRGFQCPERYDGPEATLCCGTCSLRYCCSSREARLDQARCPGDHPQPSPRPPVPVPVYLPFLLVGSVFVAFVIGGACVGICCCKCLKYQDEEQQSGLPPGQTWLLEPDLPSRLSSSSSATRSSPSNGPQSSSICVTLAPSLPPSLPILGLPEDARFPSPPPGSGQLLQPSCAMHRIATDHTAVMAPASFLKRTIYRHGANVSPLGVTQSDQMMYSGAHV; this is encoded by the exons ATGGTCCCGGGGGctctctgtgctctgctgctgctgctggccctgcgcTGCAGCTCGGGGCGGGCAGGGGAGTTCTGCCACGGCTGGGCTGGCAGCCCCCAGCGCTGGCACCGCGGCTTCCAGTGCCCCGAGCGCTACGATGGACCCGAGGCCACTCTGTGCTGCGGGACCTGCAGCCTGCGctactgctgctcctccagagaGGCGCGCCTGGATCAGGCCCGGTGCCCCGGTGATCACCCGCAGCCCAGCCCCAGGCCTCCGGTGCCAG TGCCTGTGTACCTGCCCTTCCTTCTTGTTGGGTCTGTATTTGTGGCATTTGTTATTGGTGGAGCCTGCGTTGGAATCTGCTGCTGCAAATGCTTAAAATACcaggatgaggagcagcaaAGTGGACTTCCACCTGGCCAGACCTGGCTACTCGAACCTGATCTTCCCTCTCGTCTCTCCAGTTCCAGTTCTGCCACCAGAAGCTCACCAAGTAATGgtcctcagagcagcagcatctgtgtGACTCTGGCTCCATCccttcctccatccctgcccattCTTGGGCTGCCTGAAGATGCTCGGTTCCCAAGTCCCCCACCTGGCAGTGGACAACTCTTGCAACCTTCATGTGCTATGCACAGAATAGCCACTGATCACACTGCAGTAATGGCTCCAGCATCCTTCCTTAAAAGAACAATCTATCGGCACGGTGCTAATGTATCTCCTCTTGGGGTAACACAGAGTGACCAAATGATGTACTCAGGAGCACATGTCTGA